One window from the genome of Solea solea chromosome 2, fSolSol10.1, whole genome shotgun sequence encodes:
- the pgap1 gene encoding GPI inositol-deacylase, with translation MKLATVAFYGVALGLLAAGLRELLTGFEENRCSMTYMFEYPEYRRVALPRRVARLYPAYGLYLYGEGIYAQETRALKLTGAPVLFLPGNAGSYKQARSLGSVALRKAENIEGSVHFNVFTVDFNEELVALYGGSLLRQTHFLHESIKAILRLYKHLKSPPHSVVLVGHSMGGVVARALFTLPRFNTSLVSLIITQASPHLAPVLALDPYLLDFYSSVRHKWVKQANKLRNITVLSIGGGYRDYQVRSGLTSLPCPSADPNKLSLVATAVPRTWVSTDHLSIVWCKELVLATVRAFFDLINPETRQFTDNPEKKMDVLNHHFTRHPVRIVGETQDSPISISDVPEAWSEVNTLRLAYSTPKEGQVKYFMFALSSRRKAYSHFYCRSSNMEMTSWVYGCTHNNGSSCAHAVDLSMGTELLPPYKVLILSLSDLSAVTHLVVMASNLNGRQYTVECEWQRQESQTLSVPVPHVLSFGLTVSDVTVNSSGLLHAIELQHFHQVYQAFRITVASQCKVHKDRLPNVYRIMVPWFREDTLTTASVPSVTEISGMLHTSRPDNTSSVLLQIHTAPNCQYKVSLRTSLPRVLGQILRFCGPMVPVYTAVTLLLACGGQLSSILKSKRAADMSGVVGKGLQLHKVNLPVYILHILLGCSHFQEAWSTLCLPPVDVLPASFPDVTFHESVVPLEEWPHLLSPLLYILGAAVAYWGSSLLCLIIRLISLVLAPLHRPCVSRDCGTLRLRTQLLLTLCLTVMGGTCCGALSVFAAFLLHFYRVLRLQMTARSLSHMLNLVPRKHKEAENGKVDAECLNRSKECNGAPLLSECAVQEVRDDLQLHLCLSALLTLPVMLSAPSLLHWIRNLRYSTQLDPDPYWPLIVPLVTAYVLLINCNTLKLSNSKLLPLTSCLPLPLAITMVIFSPLHLYRVTYFLLLTLAPLAVCCLL, from the exons ATGAAACTCGCCACTGTGGCCTTCTACGGCGTCGCTCTGGGGCTTCTGGCGGCGGGCCTGCGAGAGCTGCTCACCGGCTTCGAGGAGAACAGATGCAGCATGACCTACATGTTTGAGTACCCCGAGTACCGG CGCGTGGCTCTGCCTCGTCGTGTTGCCAGACTGTACCCAGCGTATGGCCTTTACCTGTATGGAGAGGGTATTTACGCCCAGGAGACCCGAGCGCTCAAGCTCACTGGTGCCCCTGTGCTCTTCCTACCTGGAAATGCTGGCAGTTATAAACAAG CTCGCTCCCTGGGCTCTGTGGCCCTGAGGAAGGCTGAAAACATAGAAGGAAGCGTCCATTTCAACGTGTTCACAGTGGACTTCAACGAGGAGCTGGTGGCCCTGTACGGTGGCAGTTTGCTGCGACAGACGCACTTCCTGCATGAGAGCATAAAAGCCATCCTGAGATTGTACAAG CATCTGAAGTCTCCTCCCCACAGCGTGGTGCTTGTGGGCCACTCCATGGGAGGAGTGGTGGCTCGGGCGCTGTTCACTCTGCCCCGCTTCAACACCAGTCTTGTCAGCCTCATCATTACCCAGGCGTCTCCTCACCTGGCTCCAGTACTGGCCCTGGACCCTTATCTGCTGG ACTTCTACTCTTCTGTGAGACATAAGTGGGTGAAACAGGCGAACAAACTCCGAAACATCACAGTCTTGTCTATTGGTGGTGGTTACCGTGACTACCAGGTCCGGTCTGGATTGACATCTCTACCGTGTCCTTCAGCAGACCCCAATAAGTTGTCACTTGTG GCAACTGCGGTTCCCAGGACATGGGTGTCCACTGACCACCTCTCCATCGTTTG GTGCAAAGAGCTTGTTCTTGCGACAGTGAGGGCGTTCTTCGACCTTATCAACCCTGAAACCAGACAG TTCACAGATAACCCGGAAAAGAAGATGGACGTACTAAACCATCACTTCACCCGACATCCTGTCAGGATAGTGGGAGAGACTCAAGACTCTCCCATCTCCATCTCAG ATGTTCCTGAAGCGTGGAGTGAAGTGAACACACTGCGTCTGGCTTACAGCACACCAAAG GAAGGACAGGTGAAATATTTTATGTTTGCCCTGTCGAGTCGCAGGAAAGCCTACAGCCATTTCTACTGCCGGAGCAGCAACATG GAGATGACAAGCTGGGTCTACGGCTGCACGCACAACAATGGTTCGTCGTG TGCGCATGCTGTGGATTTGTCTATGGGAACTGAACTTCTTCCACCATACAAG GTCCTGATTCTGAGTCTCAGTGACTTGTCTGCAGTTACCCATCTAGTTGTTATGGCCTCCAATCTGAATGGAAGACAG TATACGGTGGAGTGCGAGTGGCAGAGACAAGAATCGCAGACTCTGTCTGTCCCAGTGCCACATGTCTTGTCCTTTG GTTTGACAGTCAGTGACGTCACCGTCAACTCCTCTGGACTCCTTCACGCCATCGAGCTGCAGCACTTTCACCAG GTCTATCAGGCTTTCAGAATTACTGTTGCAAGCCAGTGCAAAGTACATAAAG ACAGGTTGCCCAATGTATACAGAATAATGGTGCCATGGTTTCGAGAGGACACTTTAACCACAGCCAG TGTGCCATCAGTGACTGAGATCTCAGGGATGCTCCATACAAGTCGCCCAGACAACACCTCGAGTGTCCTCCTTCAGATCCACACTGCCCCCAACTGCCAGTATAAG GTGTCACTGAGGACGTCATTACCCAGGGTGCTGGGGCAG ATACTGAGGTTCTGTGGTCCCATGGTGCCAGTGTACACAGCTGTCACACTCCTCTTGGCCTGTGGGGGGCAGCTTTCTTCCATCCTGAAGTCAAAGAGAGCTGCAGACATGAGTGGGGTGGTGGGCAAGGGCCTGCAGCTTCATAAAGTCAACCTGCCTGTTTATATTCTGCACATCTTACTCGG CTGTAGCCACTTTCAAGAAGCCTGGTCCACTCTTTGCCTCCCTCCTGTAGACGTCCTCCCCGCTTCCTTCCCTGATGTAACGTTCCATGAGAGCGTGGTGCCACTTGAAGAATGGCCACatcttctttctcctctgctttaCATATTgggggcagctgtggcatacTGGGGGAGCTCACTGCTCTGCCTCATTATCCGACTGATCTCATTAGTATTAGCTCCGCTGCACAG ACCGTGTGTCTCCAGAGACTGTGGCACCCTGAGGCTGCGGACCCAGctcctcctcactctgtgtTTGACTGTTATGGGCGGGACATGCTGTGGAGCGTTGTCGGTCTTTGCTGCATTTCTTCTCCACTTTTATAGG GTGCTAAGGCTACAAATGACAGCGAGATCTTTGAGTCACATGCTTAATCTG GTTCCtcggaaacacaaagaagctgAGAACGGCAAGGTGGATGCCGAGTGTTTGAACAGGTCCAAAGAATGTAATGGCGCCCCCCTGCTGTCGGAGTGCGCGGTGCAGGAGGTGAGGGACGACCTGCAGCTCCACCTCTGCCTCTCGGCACTCCTCACACTGCCTGTCATGCTCAGTGCTCCATCGCTCCTCCACTGGATCCGCAACCTGAG ATATTCCACCCAGCTGGATCCTGACCCTTACTGGCCACTCATTGTGCCTCTAGTTACTGCGTACGTGCTGCTTATTAACTGCAACACGTTGAAACTCAGCAACAG TAAACTCCTGCCTCTGACCTCCTGCCTTCCTCTGCCGCTGGCCATCACCATGGTGATCTTCTCTCCACTCCACCTCTACAGAGTCACCTACTTCCTGTTGCTGACACTGGCCCCGCTGGCGGTGTGTTGTCTGCTCTGA
- the LOC131451671 gene encoding peptidyl-prolyl cis-trans isomerase-like: MSNPKVFFDITVGNEPLGRVVMELRADVVPKTAENFRALCTGEKGFGYKGCTFHRILPGFMCQGGDITNHNGSGGKSIYGQRFDDENFVLKHSSLVLSMANTGPNTNGSQFFICFTPTSWLDGKHVVFGSVVEGMEVMKKMDGLSSPSGQTKSKITIADCGQL, translated from the coding sequence ATGTCCAACCCCAAAGTCTTCTTCGACATCACAGTTGGCAATGAACCCCTTGGCCGGGTCGTCATGGAGCTCCGTGCCGATGTGGTGCCCAAGACTGCGGAGAACTTCCGCGCCCTCTGCACTGGTGAGAAGGGCTTTGGCTACAAGGGCTGCACTTTTCACCGGATCCTTCCAGGCTTTATGTGCCAGGGCGGGGACATCACCAACCACAATGGAAGTGGCGGAAAGTCAATCTACGGCCAAAGGTTTGACGATGAGAACTTTGTCCTGAAGCACTCTAGCCTTGTCCTGTCCATGGCCAACACCGGACCAAATACCAACGGATCCCAGTTCTTCATCTGCTTCACGCCGACATCGTGGCTTGACGGGAAACACGTGGTGTTCGGCTCCGTAGTAGAGGGAATGGAAGTAATGAAGAAGATGGATGGTTTAAGTTCACCCTCTGGCCAAACTAAATCTAAAATCACCATCGCAGACTGTGGTCAGCTCTGA
- the txndc9 gene encoding thioredoxin domain-containing protein 9 → MENQQMDILTKVLEQSAKLVEEKVDAQISKLNDMDEDDLERLKEKRLEALKKAQKQKQDWLSKGHGEYREISSEKDFFPEVKDTKNVVCHFYRNSTFRCKIIDKHLAILAKKHVETKFIKLNAEKAPFLSERLRIKVIPTLALVVDGKTKDYVVGFGDLGNTDEFSTEMLEWRLGCADVINYSGNLMEPPTASHKSGTKFTKLEKKTIRGRGYESDSDSDD, encoded by the exons ATGGAAAACCAACAAATGGACATCTTAACAAAGGTGTTGGAGCAGTCGGCCAAGCTGGTGGAGGAGAAGGTGGATGCTCAGATCTCCAAACTGAATGATATGGATGAAGATGATTTGGAGAGGCTGAAGGAGAAGCGGTTAGAGGCACTGAAAAAAGCCCAGAAACAGAAGCAG GACTGGTTGTCTAAAGGCCACGGGGAGTACAGAGAAATCTCAAGTGAGAAGGATTTTTTCCCTGAGGTCAAGGACACCAAGAATGTTGTCTGCCACTTCTATAGAAATTCCACTTTCAG atgtAAGATCATCGACAAACACTTGGCCATCTTGGCAAAGAAGCACGTGGAGACCAAATTCATCAAACTGAACGCAGAGAAGGCCCCGTTCCTGTCAGAGAGGCTGCGGATCAAGGTCATTCCTACTCTGGCTCTGGTGGTCGACGGCAAAACGAAGGACTACGTGGTTGGATTCGGCGACCTGGGAAACACAGACGAGTTTTCCACAGAGATGCTGGAATGGAGGCTTGGCTGTGCAGATGTCATTAACTACAG TGGTAACCTGATGGAGCCCCCCACAGCGTCGCATAAATCGGGCACGAAATTTACGAAGTTGGAGAAGAAAACCATCAGAGGACGAGGCTACGAGTCGGATTCAGACTCTGATGACTGA